A single region of the Nocardioides aurantiacus genome encodes:
- the nuoH gene encoding NADH-quinone oxidoreductase subunit NuoH encodes MLPAVLPIGLPVPLADAGLEAFGKDPIWLVLLKAVLIFVVLVLLTLFNIWWERRVVARMQHRIGPNRHGPFGLLQSLADGVKLALKEDIIPKAADKLVFVIAPVIAVIPAFVTFAVIPFGPEVEVPFTDITTPLQLTDMPVAVIFVMAIASIGIYGIVLGGWSSGSTYSLLGGLRSSAQMISYEVAMGLALVAVFLHAGSMSTSQIVAAQSDVWFVFTLIPSFVIYVIAMVGETNRAPFDLPEAEGELVGGFHTEYSSLKFALFFLAEYINMATVSALATTLFLGGWRAPFGIAQVWEGANEGYWPFIWFMGKTLAFIFMFIWLRGSLPRLRYDQFMAFGWKVLIPVSIVWIVAVAAIRVVDLQGGFDRRWLIGAAAVLALLVVVLMFVPERQQPEPVADDEPFDAFAGGYPVPPMPGQDTAGAGRTGSTSLSSTGSSTPDAGGTR; translated from the coding sequence ATCCTCCCCGCCGTGCTCCCGATCGGGCTCCCCGTCCCGCTCGCGGACGCCGGGCTCGAGGCGTTCGGCAAGGACCCGATCTGGCTGGTGCTGCTCAAGGCCGTGCTGATCTTCGTGGTCCTCGTGCTGCTCACGCTGTTCAACATCTGGTGGGAGCGCCGGGTCGTCGCGCGGATGCAGCACCGCATCGGCCCCAACCGCCACGGTCCCTTCGGGCTGCTGCAGAGCCTCGCCGACGGCGTGAAGCTGGCGCTGAAGGAGGACATCATCCCGAAGGCGGCCGACAAGCTGGTCTTCGTGATCGCGCCGGTGATCGCGGTGATCCCGGCCTTCGTGACCTTCGCGGTGATCCCGTTCGGGCCCGAGGTCGAGGTCCCCTTCACCGACATCACCACCCCGCTGCAGCTCACCGACATGCCGGTCGCGGTCATCTTCGTGATGGCGATCGCCTCGATCGGCATCTACGGCATCGTGCTCGGCGGCTGGTCCAGCGGGTCGACGTACTCCCTGCTGGGCGGGCTGCGCTCGAGCGCCCAGATGATCTCCTACGAGGTCGCGATGGGCCTGGCCCTCGTCGCGGTCTTCCTGCACGCCGGCTCGATGTCGACCTCGCAGATCGTGGCCGCGCAGAGCGACGTGTGGTTCGTCTTCACGCTCATCCCCTCGTTCGTGATCTACGTGATCGCGATGGTGGGGGAGACCAACCGCGCGCCGTTCGACCTCCCCGAGGCCGAGGGTGAGCTGGTCGGTGGCTTCCACACCGAGTACAGCTCGCTGAAGTTCGCGCTGTTCTTCCTCGCCGAGTACATCAACATGGCCACCGTCTCGGCCCTGGCCACGACGCTCTTCCTCGGCGGCTGGCGCGCCCCCTTCGGGATCGCGCAGGTCTGGGAGGGCGCCAACGAGGGCTACTGGCCCTTCATCTGGTTCATGGGCAAGACCCTGGCCTTCATCTTCATGTTCATCTGGCTGCGCGGCTCGCTGCCGCGGCTGCGCTACGACCAGTTCATGGCCTTCGGCTGGAAGGTCCTCATCCCGGTCTCGATCGTGTGGATCGTGGCCGTCGCCGCCATCCGCGTGGTGGACCTGCAGGGCGGCTTCGACCGTCGCTGGCTGATCGGCGCCGCCGCGGTGCTGGCCCTGCTGGTGGTCGTGCTGATGTTCGTCCCCGAGCGGCAGCAGCCCGAGCCGGTGGCCGACGACGAGCCGTTCGACGCCTTCGCCGGCGGCTACCCCGTCCCCCCGATGCCCGGCCAGGACACCGCCGGCGCCGGTCGCACCGGCTCCACCTCGCTGAGCAGCACCGGCTCATCCACCCCCGACGCAGGAGGCACGCGCTGA
- the nuoI gene encoding NADH-quinone oxidoreductase subunit NuoI: MATLKEQLWDPVAGFGVTFRTMFRKVVTEQYPEQKEPTAPRFHGRHQLNRWPDGLEKCIGCELCAWACPADAIYVEGASNDDGAGDGSGRFSPGERYGRVYQINYLRCILCGLCIEACPTRALTMTNEYELADNNRADLIYEKSDLLAPLLPGMEQPPHAMRLGADEGDYYRGTLRRQDAPEETPGGTTP, from the coding sequence ATGGCGACGCTCAAGGAGCAGCTCTGGGACCCGGTCGCCGGGTTCGGCGTCACCTTCCGGACCATGTTCCGCAAGGTGGTCACCGAGCAGTACCCCGAGCAGAAGGAGCCCACGGCGCCCCGCTTCCACGGGCGCCACCAGCTCAACCGGTGGCCCGACGGCCTGGAGAAGTGCATCGGCTGCGAGCTGTGCGCCTGGGCCTGCCCGGCGGACGCGATCTACGTCGAGGGCGCGTCCAACGACGACGGCGCGGGGGACGGCTCCGGCCGGTTCTCGCCCGGCGAGCGCTACGGCCGCGTCTACCAGATCAACTACCTGCGCTGCATCCTGTGCGGGCTGTGCATCGAGGCGTGCCCGACGCGCGCGCTCACGATGACCAACGAGTACGAGCTGGCCGACAACAACCGCGCCGACCTCATCTACGAGAAGAGCGACCTGCTCGCGCCGCTGCTGCCCGGCATGGAGCAGCCGCCGCACGCGATGCGGCTCGGCGCCGACGAGGGTGACTACTACCGCGGCACCCTGCGCCGGCAGGACGCCCCGGAGGAGACGCCGGGAGGAACCACGCCGTGA
- a CDS encoding NADH-quinone oxidoreductase subunit J, translating into MIAFWILAPVMVVCALGLLFARKAVHCALLLAVVMISLAVLYAVQDAPFLFAIQIIVYTGAILMLFLFVLMLVGVDASDSVVETIRGQRVLATIVGLLFGVTLVVGIAQVSVGTVVGLDEANAEGNVIGIARVLFTKYVFAFEVTSALLITAALGAMVLAHRERLTPKLGQAEVAAQRMRDYAEHGKHLGPLPSPGVFARHNAVDTPALLPDGSVAESSISRVLAARGSVNNAPGSARQVQRLGGGDQDVPERDDSSDAGGAGR; encoded by the coding sequence GTGATCGCCTTCTGGATCCTGGCCCCGGTGATGGTGGTGTGCGCCCTCGGGCTGCTGTTCGCCCGCAAGGCGGTGCACTGCGCCCTGCTGCTGGCGGTCGTGATGATCAGCCTCGCCGTGCTGTACGCCGTCCAGGACGCGCCGTTCCTCTTCGCCATCCAGATCATCGTCTACACCGGCGCCATCTTGATGCTGTTCCTGTTCGTGCTGATGCTCGTCGGCGTCGACGCCTCGGACTCCGTGGTCGAGACGATCCGTGGCCAGCGCGTGCTCGCCACCATCGTCGGCCTGCTGTTCGGGGTCACCCTCGTGGTCGGCATCGCCCAGGTGAGCGTCGGCACGGTCGTCGGTCTCGACGAGGCCAACGCCGAGGGCAACGTGATCGGCATCGCGCGGGTGCTGTTCACCAAGTACGTCTTCGCCTTCGAGGTCACCTCCGCGCTGCTGATCACCGCTGCCCTGGGTGCGATGGTGCTCGCCCACCGCGAGCGGCTCACCCCCAAGCTGGGCCAGGCCGAGGTCGCCGCCCAGCGGATGCGCGACTACGCCGAGCACGGCAAGCACCTCGGCCCGCTGCCCTCCCCGGGCGTCTTCGCCCGCCACAACGCGGTCGACACCCCCGCCCTGCTGCCCGACGGCAGCGTGGCCGAGTCCTCGATCTCGCGGGTGCTCGCCGCCCGTGGGTCGGTCAACAACGCCCCGGGCAGCGCGCGCCAGGTGCAGCGCCTCGGCGGCGGCGACCAGGACGTGCCCGAGCGCGACGACTCCTCCGACGCGGGGGGTGCGGGCCGATGA
- the nuoK gene encoding NADH-quinone oxidoreductase subunit NuoK yields the protein MSVTPFIVLSAILFTIGAVGVLTRRNAIVVFMCVELMLNASNLALITFAKANGNLDGQIAAFFVMVVAAAEVVVGLAIIMTIFRTRRSASVDDASLLKY from the coding sequence ATGAGCGTCACCCCCTTCATCGTGCTCAGCGCGATCCTGTTCACCATCGGTGCGGTCGGCGTGCTCACGCGCCGCAACGCGATCGTGGTGTTCATGTGCGTGGAGCTGATGCTCAACGCCAGCAACCTCGCGCTGATCACCTTCGCCAAGGCCAACGGCAACCTCGACGGGCAGATCGCGGCGTTCTTCGTCATGGTCGTCGCCGCCGCCGAGGTCGTGGTCGGGCTCGCGATCATCATGACCATCTTCCGCACGCGTCGCTCCGCCTCGGTCGACGACGCCAGCCTGCTGAAGTACTAA
- the nuoL gene encoding NADH-quinone oxidoreductase subunit L, translating into MALPLVLVIALPAVGAAILLLGGRRTDAWGHLLGTAAVVGSFVCSLWLFLGLLGRGEEERQLGLDLWTWFATGQWEVKLGLLYDPLSALFLLLITGVGALIHVYSIGYMEHDVRRRRFFGYLNLFVAAMLVLVLSSDYVGVFLGWEGVGLASYLLIGFWQHKPSAAAASKKAFVINRVGDIGLSLGVGLMLVTFGTTSFDEVSELTSGASAGVMTAIGLLLLLAACGKSAQFPLQSWLLDAMEGPTPVSALIHAATMVTAGVYLIVRSQFVFEYSDTARLAVAIIGTITLLMGAWIGCAKDDIKKTLAGSTMSQIGYMVLASGLGVAGYAFAIFHLLTHGAFKANMFLGAGSVMHGTDDDVDMRHYGALQKAMPVTFLTFAMGYLAIIGFPGFSGFWSKDKIIETALAESPVLGVCALLGAGVTGFYMTRLMLMTFFGKQRWEPGVHPHESPKVMTFPLVALAALSVLGGLLLLNDWIVTFLAPVTGEAEEHHLPVPPILISALVVVVVLVGVALAVVLFGRREVPREAPRNVSVFTRAGRNELYGNEVNDTLVVRPGTQLTAGLAAFDRTVVDGGAMGTAASIGGLSQALRRAQNGFVRSYALSLLAGAALVLLALVVVNLA; encoded by the coding sequence CTGGCGCTCCCGCTCGTCCTGGTCATCGCGCTCCCCGCCGTGGGCGCCGCGATCCTGCTGCTCGGCGGTCGGCGTACCGACGCCTGGGGGCACCTGCTCGGGACCGCGGCCGTCGTCGGCTCGTTCGTCTGCTCGCTGTGGCTCTTCCTCGGCCTGCTCGGCCGCGGTGAGGAGGAGCGCCAACTCGGGCTCGACCTGTGGACGTGGTTCGCCACCGGACAGTGGGAGGTGAAGCTCGGGCTGCTCTACGACCCGCTGTCGGCGCTGTTCCTGCTGCTCATCACCGGTGTGGGCGCCCTGATCCACGTCTACTCCATCGGCTACATGGAGCACGACGTGCGGCGGCGGCGCTTCTTCGGCTACCTCAACCTGTTCGTCGCCGCGATGCTCGTGCTGGTGCTCTCCTCGGACTACGTCGGGGTGTTCCTGGGCTGGGAGGGCGTCGGCCTGGCGTCGTACCTGCTGATCGGCTTCTGGCAGCACAAGCCGAGCGCGGCGGCGGCCTCCAAGAAGGCGTTCGTGATCAACCGGGTCGGCGACATCGGGCTCTCGCTCGGCGTCGGCCTGATGCTGGTCACGTTCGGCACGACCTCCTTCGACGAGGTCTCCGAGCTCACCAGCGGGGCCTCGGCCGGGGTGATGACCGCGATCGGCCTGCTGCTGCTCCTCGCCGCCTGCGGCAAGTCGGCGCAGTTCCCGCTCCAGTCGTGGCTGCTCGACGCGATGGAGGGCCCGACCCCCGTCTCGGCCCTGATCCACGCCGCGACCATGGTCACCGCGGGCGTCTACCTGATCGTCCGCTCGCAGTTCGTCTTCGAGTACTCCGACACGGCCCGGCTCGCGGTCGCGATCATCGGCACGATCACGCTGCTGATGGGTGCCTGGATCGGCTGCGCCAAGGACGACATCAAGAAGACCCTGGCCGGCTCGACGATGAGCCAGATCGGCTACATGGTGCTGGCCTCGGGCCTCGGTGTCGCGGGCTACGCCTTCGCGATCTTCCACCTGCTCACCCACGGCGCCTTCAAGGCCAACATGTTCCTCGGCGCCGGCTCGGTGATGCACGGCACCGACGACGACGTCGACATGCGCCACTACGGAGCGTTGCAGAAGGCGATGCCGGTCACCTTCCTGACCTTCGCCATGGGCTACCTCGCGATCATCGGCTTCCCCGGGTTCTCCGGCTTCTGGTCCAAGGACAAGATCATCGAGACCGCGCTCGCGGAGAGCCCCGTCCTCGGGGTCTGCGCGCTGCTCGGCGCCGGCGTCACCGGCTTCTACATGACCCGGCTGATGCTGATGACGTTCTTCGGCAAGCAGCGCTGGGAGCCCGGCGTGCACCCGCACGAGTCGCCCAAGGTGATGACCTTCCCGCTGGTCGCCCTCGCGGCGCTGTCGGTGCTGGGCGGCCTGCTGCTGCTCAACGACTGGATCGTCACCTTCCTGGCCCCCGTGACCGGTGAGGCCGAGGAGCACCACCTGCCGGTGCCGCCGATCCTCATCAGCGCGCTCGTGGTCGTCGTCGTCCTCGTCGGCGTCGCGCTGGCGGTCGTGCTCTTCGGACGCCGTGAGGTGCCCCGCGAGGCGCCGCGCAACGTCTCGGTGTTCACGCGCGCCGGCCGCAACGAGCTCTACGGCAACGAGGTCAACGACACCCTCGTCGTCCGGCCCGGCACGCAGCTCACCGCCGGGCTCGCCGCCTTCGACCGCACCGTGGTCGACGGCGGGGCGATGGGGACGGCCGCCTCGATCGGCGGACTCTCCCAGGCGCTGCGCCGCGCCCAGAACGGCTTCGTGCGCTCCTACGCGCTCTCCCTGCTGGCCGGGGCTGCCCTCGTCCTGCTCGCACTCGTGGTGGTGAACCTCGCATGA